In one window of uncultured Acetobacteroides sp. DNA:
- a CDS encoding zinc ribbon domain-containing protein YjdM, whose product MSDEHKCPKCNSENTYQDMNLWVCPDCFHEWDPSEQAEAAAAEAQASRVVDSNGNVLSDGDSVTVIKDLKVKGSTSGIKAGTKVKNIHLVDSSDGHNISCKIDGIGAMYLKSEVVKKA is encoded by the coding sequence ATGAGCGACGAGCACAAGTGCCCCAAATGCAACTCCGAGAATACGTATCAAGACATGAACCTATGGGTTTGCCCTGATTGTTTCCATGAGTGGGATCCCTCCGAGCAGGCAGAGGCGGCAGCAGCAGAGGCACAGGCAAGCCGTGTTGTAGATTCGAATGGAAATGTTCTTAGCGATGGCGATTCCGTTACCGTAATCAAAGACCTAAAGGTGAAGGGCTCTACATCGGGTATTAAAGCTGGTACAAAAGTGAAGAACATTCACCTGGTTGATAGCAGCGATGGGCACAACATCTCGTGTAAGATTGATGGCATTGGTGCCATGTATCTGAAATCGGAGGTTGTGAAGAAAGCATAG
- a CDS encoding MDR family MFS transporter: MDSQISVRSIPATMAGLMLCLFLSALDNSIVGTAMPKIIADLQGLRHYSLPFTSYLLFSTVVIPIAGKLSDVFGRKIVALWGIGFFMLTSALCGLSVNMPMLVLFRGLQGACAGVLASSAFIICAELFPPQVRGKYIGMLVSMHGLASLLGPVAGGLITDYFSWHWIFYLNIPVGLLSFLLLKKQLPLIKHPGSSNEIDFNGIALFLLALFPLLFCFTEGGKLLPWSSPITISLIIFSGLMLVGFIKVERYSKSPLLPVEMLKNKVFRRASFSAAMGYVALFGLILYVPFLLQIVQHKGAAYSGMVMLPMSLAIVVGGMSGGFIASKWMRFKLQAMVNFSISIVGLIPLLVYGEGISMGMLIFGILLVGLGIGLNFPTMNMAPQAFFPAAQMGILISSLEFFQIMGGVVSTSVLGGLLHVSTQWLIALCIVAMALGFIAMAGLNEKEIRDKFAARYKKPAVDGECAAVHNHQKERSFS, from the coding sequence ATGGATTCTCAGATTTCTGTCAGGAGCATTCCTGCTACGATGGCTGGATTGATGCTTTGCCTGTTCTTGTCGGCACTTGACAACTCGATTGTTGGGACTGCAATGCCCAAAATTATTGCCGATCTACAGGGTTTGCGCCACTACTCCTTACCCTTTACCTCGTACTTGCTCTTTTCTACCGTGGTAATTCCTATTGCGGGGAAGCTCTCGGATGTATTTGGCCGAAAAATTGTTGCTCTTTGGGGTATTGGATTTTTTATGTTAACATCGGCTCTTTGTGGATTGTCGGTTAACATGCCTATGCTAGTGCTGTTTCGCGGATTACAGGGCGCGTGTGCTGGTGTTTTGGCATCGAGCGCATTTATTATTTGTGCCGAGCTGTTTCCTCCTCAGGTACGAGGCAAGTATATAGGTATGTTGGTGTCAATGCATGGTTTGGCTAGCTTGTTAGGGCCTGTGGCTGGTGGATTAATAACCGACTACTTCTCGTGGCACTGGATTTTTTACCTTAACATACCCGTTGGGCTTCTTTCCTTTCTTTTGTTGAAAAAACAGCTGCCACTAATCAAGCATCCGGGAAGCAGCAACGAGATAGATTTTAATGGCATTGCGCTGTTCTTGCTTGCCTTGTTTCCTCTCTTATTCTGCTTTACCGAAGGAGGTAAACTGTTGCCCTGGTCGTCGCCTATCACCATATCGCTAATTATTTTTTCGGGGCTTATGCTGGTTGGATTTATAAAGGTAGAGCGCTACTCGAAATCGCCGTTGCTGCCCGTTGAGATGTTGAAGAACAAAGTTTTTCGAAGAGCCTCGTTTTCGGCTGCTATGGGGTATGTTGCCTTATTTGGGCTAATTCTATATGTTCCCTTCCTGCTGCAGATCGTACAGCATAAGGGTGCTGCGTATTCGGGAATGGTAATGCTGCCAATGTCGTTGGCCATTGTGGTTGGTGGAATGAGCGGTGGCTTTATTGCCTCGAAGTGGATGCGGTTTAAGCTACAGGCAATGGTAAATTTCAGCATATCTATAGTTGGGCTTATCCCTTTACTGGTATATGGCGAAGGTATTTCGATGGGAATGCTGATTTTCGGGATTCTTCTTGTAGGACTTGGTATTGGACTTAACTTCCCTACAATGAATATGGCGCCTCAGGCATTTTTTCCTGCCGCTCAGATGGGAATACTAATCTCTAGCCTCGAATTCTTCCAGATTATGGGAGGTGTGGTGTCAACATCGGTATTGGGCGGCCTGCTTCATGTATCAACACAATGGCTTATTGCCTTATGTATTGTAGCAATGGCGTTAGGATTTATTGCTATGGCTGGTCTTAACGAAAAGGAGATACGCGATAAGTTTGCAGCCCGCTACAAGAAACCTGCCGTGGATGGAGAATGCGCCGCCGTACATAATCACCAAAAGGAGCGAAGCTTTTCTTAA